A genomic stretch from Lathyrus oleraceus cultivar Zhongwan6 chromosome 2, CAAS_Psat_ZW6_1.0, whole genome shotgun sequence includes:
- the LOC127117560 gene encoding ABC transporter G family member 26 isoform X1, whose translation MENLREDEIEDNMSMSPPSVGSMQIAGSNGFGHSMEFMSQAYLHNRYPEIDIQVEDSTFNQDPPLPVYLKFEDVEFKVRNSQVASKNPVKTMVSKVATQNNVEEKNKYKKILKGITGSIGPGEILALMGPSGSGKTTLLRVVGGRLLDNVKGKITYNDVPYSPALKRRIGFVTQEDVLFPQLTVEETLIFSAFLRLPTNMSKQQKYARVENTVKDLGLERCRHTKIGGGYLKGISGGERKRTSIGYEILVDPSLLLLDEPTSGLDSTSANKLLLTLQGLAKAGRTIITTIHQPSSRIFHMFDKLLLISEGHPVYYGKARDTNEYFSSLRFIPEIPMNPAEFLLDLATGQVNDISVPQDIFKDQESTDPSTAVIKYVQLKYKDILEPKEKQENHRGANTPKHLQLAIQVKKEWTLSWLDQFIILYKRTFRARCKDYFDILRLVQAIGIALLLGLLWWKSSTDTEAQLRDQVGLMFYICIFWTSSCIFGAVYVFPFEKVYLRKERVADMYRLSVYYASSTLCDMVAHVLYPTFFMLIVYFMAGFKSTVACFFLTLFAVLLIAVTSQGAGELFGAAVMSIQRAGMVASLILMLFLLTGGYYVQHIPKFMQWLKYMSFMYYGFRLLLKVQYSGDELYECESEDGCKTLQSSPSFDTVNLNGGLTEVWVLLAMALCFRVFAYFCLRRRIDISN comes from the exons ATGGAAAATCTTAGAGAAGATGAGATTGAAGACAACATGTCGATGTCACCACCTTCCGTCGGTTCCATGCAGATTGCAGGAAGCAATGGCTTTGGTCACAGCATGGAGTTCATGTCTCAGGCGTACCTTCACAATCGCTACCCGGAGATTGATATACAAGTTGAGGATTCCACTTTCAATCAAGATCCTCCTCTTCCTGTATATCTCAAG TTTGAAGATGTAGAGTTCAAAGTGCGAAATAGCCAAGTAGCTTCCAAGAACCCTGTGAAGACAATGGTGTCAAAGGTAGCCACACAAAACAATGTCGAAGAGAAAAACAAATATAAGAAAATTTTGAAAGGTATCACCGGAAGCATTGGCCCGGGCGAAATTCTTGCTTTGATGGGTCCGTCTGGTAGTGGAAAGACAACATTGTTGAGAGTTGTAGGAGGAAGATTGCTTGATAATGTTAAGGGAAAGATAACTTACAATGATGTTCCATATAGTCCCGCTCTAAAAAGGAG GATTGGATTTGTAACACAAGAGGATGTGCTTTTCCCGCAACTTACGGTAGAAGAAACATTAATCTTCTCAGCATTCTTAAGGCTACCAACCAACATGAGCAAGCAACAAAAATATGCCAGAGTTGAGAACACTGTCAAGGATCTAGGCCTAGAAAG ATGTCGTCACACGAAAATAGGCGGAGGATATCTCAAAGGCATATCAGGAGGAGAAAGGAAGAGAACCAGCATAGGTTATGAAATTCTTGTTGATCCTTCATTGCTGCTACTTGATGAGCCAACTTCGGGCCTTGATTCTACGTCGGCAAACAAACTCCTTCTCACCCTTCAGGGACTTGCCAAG GCTGGAAGAACTATAATCACAACAATTCATCAGCCATCCAGCAGAATCTTTCACATGTTTGACAAACTTCTTCTGATATCAGAAGGCCATCCTGTTTATTATGGAAAGGCTAGAGACACAAATGAGTACTTTTCATCCTTGAGATTCATCCCGGAAATACCGATGAATCCCGCAGAGTTTTTGCTTGACTTAGCAACTGGACAAGTGAATGATATCAGTGTTCCTCAAGATATTTTCAAAGATCAAGAATCTACTGACCCTTCAACAGCTGTTATTAAG TATGTACAACTCAAGTATAAAGACATATTGGAGCCAAAAGAAAAACAAGAGAATCATAGAGGAGCAAACACACCAAAACATCTTCAACTAGCCATTCAGGTTAAAAAGGAATGGACATTGAGTTGGTTAGACCAATTCATTATTCTTTATAAGAGAACATTCAGAGCAAGATGCAAGGACTATTTTGATATATTAAGGCTAGTCCAAGCAATTGGAATCGCACTTTTGTTAGGCCTACTTTGGTGGAAATCTTCAACTGACACAGAAGCTCAACTTCGAGATCAG GTTGGTTTAATGTTCTATATTTGTATATTTTGGACATCTTCATGTATTTTTGGAGCCGTCTATGTATTTCCATTTGAAAAAGTGTACTTGAGAAAAGAAAGGGTAGCAGATATGTATAGACTAAGTGTATACTATGCAAGTAGCACTCTATGTGACATGGTGGCACATGTTTTGTATCCTACTTTTTTCATGCTCATTGTGTACTTCATGGCGGGCTTTAAGAGCACTGTGGCTTGCTTCTTCCTTACGCTATTCGCGGTTTTGCTGATAGCGGTAACAAGTCAA GGAGCTGGAGAATTATTTGGAGCTGCAGTTATGAGCATTCAAAGAGCAGGAATGGTTGCTTCTTTGATACTTATGTTGTTCCTTCTTACAGGTGGCTACTATGTCCAG CATATACCAAAGTTCATGCAATGGTTGAAGTATATGTCATTCATGTACTATGGATTCAGGCTTCTTCTAAAAGTGCAATATTCAGGAGATGAACTATATGAGTGTGAAAGTGAAGATGGATGCAAGACACTTCAAAGTTCACCTTCATTTGATACTGTAAACTTGAATGGAGGTTTAACTGAAGTTTGGGTTCTGCTGGCTATGGCTCTTTGCTTTAGAGTGTTTGCTTACTTTTGTCTACGTAGAAGGATTGACATATCCAATTAG
- the LOC127117560 gene encoding ABC transporter G family member 26 isoform X2 — protein sequence MEFMSQAYLHNRYPEIDIQVEDSTFNQDPPLPVYLKFEDVEFKVRNSQVASKNPVKTMVSKVATQNNVEEKNKYKKILKGITGSIGPGEILALMGPSGSGKTTLLRVVGGRLLDNVKGKITYNDVPYSPALKRRIGFVTQEDVLFPQLTVEETLIFSAFLRLPTNMSKQQKYARVENTVKDLGLERCRHTKIGGGYLKGISGGERKRTSIGYEILVDPSLLLLDEPTSGLDSTSANKLLLTLQGLAKAGRTIITTIHQPSSRIFHMFDKLLLISEGHPVYYGKARDTNEYFSSLRFIPEIPMNPAEFLLDLATGQVNDISVPQDIFKDQESTDPSTAVIKYVQLKYKDILEPKEKQENHRGANTPKHLQLAIQVKKEWTLSWLDQFIILYKRTFRARCKDYFDILRLVQAIGIALLLGLLWWKSSTDTEAQLRDQVGLMFYICIFWTSSCIFGAVYVFPFEKVYLRKERVADMYRLSVYYASSTLCDMVAHVLYPTFFMLIVYFMAGFKSTVACFFLTLFAVLLIAVTSQGAGELFGAAVMSIQRAGMVASLILMLFLLTGGYYVQHIPKFMQWLKYMSFMYYGFRLLLKVQYSGDELYECESEDGCKTLQSSPSFDTVNLNGGLTEVWVLLAMALCFRVFAYFCLRRRIDISN from the exons ATGGAGTTCATGTCTCAGGCGTACCTTCACAATCGCTACCCGGAGATTGATATACAAGTTGAGGATTCCACTTTCAATCAAGATCCTCCTCTTCCTGTATATCTCAAG TTTGAAGATGTAGAGTTCAAAGTGCGAAATAGCCAAGTAGCTTCCAAGAACCCTGTGAAGACAATGGTGTCAAAGGTAGCCACACAAAACAATGTCGAAGAGAAAAACAAATATAAGAAAATTTTGAAAGGTATCACCGGAAGCATTGGCCCGGGCGAAATTCTTGCTTTGATGGGTCCGTCTGGTAGTGGAAAGACAACATTGTTGAGAGTTGTAGGAGGAAGATTGCTTGATAATGTTAAGGGAAAGATAACTTACAATGATGTTCCATATAGTCCCGCTCTAAAAAGGAG GATTGGATTTGTAACACAAGAGGATGTGCTTTTCCCGCAACTTACGGTAGAAGAAACATTAATCTTCTCAGCATTCTTAAGGCTACCAACCAACATGAGCAAGCAACAAAAATATGCCAGAGTTGAGAACACTGTCAAGGATCTAGGCCTAGAAAG ATGTCGTCACACGAAAATAGGCGGAGGATATCTCAAAGGCATATCAGGAGGAGAAAGGAAGAGAACCAGCATAGGTTATGAAATTCTTGTTGATCCTTCATTGCTGCTACTTGATGAGCCAACTTCGGGCCTTGATTCTACGTCGGCAAACAAACTCCTTCTCACCCTTCAGGGACTTGCCAAG GCTGGAAGAACTATAATCACAACAATTCATCAGCCATCCAGCAGAATCTTTCACATGTTTGACAAACTTCTTCTGATATCAGAAGGCCATCCTGTTTATTATGGAAAGGCTAGAGACACAAATGAGTACTTTTCATCCTTGAGATTCATCCCGGAAATACCGATGAATCCCGCAGAGTTTTTGCTTGACTTAGCAACTGGACAAGTGAATGATATCAGTGTTCCTCAAGATATTTTCAAAGATCAAGAATCTACTGACCCTTCAACAGCTGTTATTAAG TATGTACAACTCAAGTATAAAGACATATTGGAGCCAAAAGAAAAACAAGAGAATCATAGAGGAGCAAACACACCAAAACATCTTCAACTAGCCATTCAGGTTAAAAAGGAATGGACATTGAGTTGGTTAGACCAATTCATTATTCTTTATAAGAGAACATTCAGAGCAAGATGCAAGGACTATTTTGATATATTAAGGCTAGTCCAAGCAATTGGAATCGCACTTTTGTTAGGCCTACTTTGGTGGAAATCTTCAACTGACACAGAAGCTCAACTTCGAGATCAG GTTGGTTTAATGTTCTATATTTGTATATTTTGGACATCTTCATGTATTTTTGGAGCCGTCTATGTATTTCCATTTGAAAAAGTGTACTTGAGAAAAGAAAGGGTAGCAGATATGTATAGACTAAGTGTATACTATGCAAGTAGCACTCTATGTGACATGGTGGCACATGTTTTGTATCCTACTTTTTTCATGCTCATTGTGTACTTCATGGCGGGCTTTAAGAGCACTGTGGCTTGCTTCTTCCTTACGCTATTCGCGGTTTTGCTGATAGCGGTAACAAGTCAA GGAGCTGGAGAATTATTTGGAGCTGCAGTTATGAGCATTCAAAGAGCAGGAATGGTTGCTTCTTTGATACTTATGTTGTTCCTTCTTACAGGTGGCTACTATGTCCAG CATATACCAAAGTTCATGCAATGGTTGAAGTATATGTCATTCATGTACTATGGATTCAGGCTTCTTCTAAAAGTGCAATATTCAGGAGATGAACTATATGAGTGTGAAAGTGAAGATGGATGCAAGACACTTCAAAGTTCACCTTCATTTGATACTGTAAACTTGAATGGAGGTTTAACTGAAGTTTGGGTTCTGCTGGCTATGGCTCTTTGCTTTAGAGTGTTTGCTTACTTTTGTCTACGTAGAAGGATTGACATATCCAATTAG